Proteins from a single region of Sphaerochaeta globosa str. Buddy:
- the mutS gene encoding DNA mismatch repair protein MutS has protein sequence METEAEKLTPMMVQYRQIKEQHQQTILFFRLGDFYEMFEQDAVEVSRLLNLTLTKRNGQPMCGIPYHAAKVYIKRLLEAGKKIAICEQTELPEGGRQLAKREVVQVVTPATVVEEDFLEANRDSFVVSLSFQKQGLSISYADITSGQFFLRMVEKDSRYAMLLSVLQQVNPREILVNEDDYFLYQDFQSLIDAHPAMVTKLPSWHFSISEGYTRLCNHIGSTSLKAFGLENKNPMLSSAGALLWYLKETAKTSLNQIEGYTLVSESEYLHIDEASRKSLELLANLADGTEKYTLFSSINATLTSMGARLLKQWIASPLTDRERIRFRQSWVTLLCEDRDELARVRSHLKMVLDLQRLSSRLVMHRHLPKDLVGISQTVRAFFNLVDDRYHPLLGDALCEQTLSSLAIMAKSIADGISDDHQGPFEEGKVIVTGFDAELDTLRSIKGGGKAILDVYLDKVRQETGITTLRLSSNKILGHFIEVSKNQAEKVPSTFYRKQTLVNAERFTSDELIACEQKILASAFEAEKRERQVYESLVEEVMNHQQALLAISRFLSELDCLQSFASTAITHSYCKPTFTDEDVLEFEGGRHPVVEQHLGTGQFIANDLTISSTGKRFCLITGPNMAGKSTFLRQTALLVILSQIGSYVPATKARLGIVDKLYCRVGASDNLARGESTFLVEMQEAAHILRTATRNSLVIVDELGRGTSTQDGMSIAYAIMQQLLGMQAKALFATHYHELARIDTSALQLLTLQVSEMGGQVRFLRRVIEGIANSSYGLNVARMAGIGREVLAHARTFQKQHFAEYDLGSIQPDLFSAIGDESAQQVLYDETEQEILYQLRSFSIEQSSPLQALLFLKTLQEKLQAK, from the coding sequence ATGGAAACAGAAGCAGAGAAATTGACTCCTATGATGGTACAATACCGTCAGATCAAGGAGCAGCATCAGCAGACCATCCTCTTCTTTCGTCTCGGTGATTTCTATGAGATGTTCGAACAGGATGCTGTTGAGGTTTCCCGTCTTCTCAACCTTACGTTGACCAAGCGGAATGGCCAGCCGATGTGCGGTATTCCTTATCATGCGGCAAAGGTATATATCAAACGTCTGTTGGAGGCCGGCAAGAAAATTGCCATCTGTGAACAGACGGAACTGCCTGAGGGTGGTCGGCAACTGGCAAAGCGTGAGGTGGTGCAAGTTGTCACCCCTGCAACGGTAGTGGAAGAGGACTTTCTTGAAGCAAACCGTGACAGTTTTGTAGTAAGCCTCTCGTTTCAAAAACAAGGGCTATCAATCAGTTATGCAGACATTACCAGTGGGCAGTTTTTCCTGCGCATGGTTGAGAAGGACAGTCGGTATGCGATGCTGCTCAGTGTTTTGCAGCAGGTCAATCCTCGTGAAATTTTGGTCAATGAAGACGATTACTTTTTGTATCAGGATTTCCAATCCCTCATAGACGCTCATCCCGCCATGGTTACAAAACTGCCCTCCTGGCATTTCTCCATTTCTGAAGGATACACGCGACTTTGCAACCACATTGGATCCACATCTCTGAAAGCCTTTGGCTTGGAGAATAAAAATCCTATGCTCAGTAGTGCGGGAGCTCTTCTGTGGTACCTCAAAGAGACGGCTAAAACCAGTCTCAACCAGATAGAAGGGTACACGCTAGTTTCTGAATCCGAGTACCTTCACATTGATGAAGCGAGCCGAAAGAGTCTGGAATTATTAGCCAATCTTGCAGATGGTACTGAAAAATACACGCTCTTTTCCTCCATCAATGCAACATTGACCAGCATGGGAGCACGTCTTCTCAAACAATGGATAGCCAGTCCCTTGACTGATAGGGAACGCATCCGATTCCGTCAGAGCTGGGTTACCCTATTATGTGAAGATCGTGATGAACTTGCCCGTGTGCGGTCGCACTTGAAGATGGTGCTGGATTTGCAGCGTCTTTCGAGCCGGCTGGTCATGCACCGCCATTTGCCCAAAGACTTGGTGGGTATCAGCCAAACCGTCCGTGCCTTTTTCAATCTGGTGGATGACAGGTACCATCCGCTTCTCGGGGATGCCCTTTGTGAACAAACTCTTTCATCCTTGGCCATCATGGCAAAAAGCATTGCCGACGGCATCTCTGATGATCATCAAGGACCATTTGAAGAAGGTAAAGTCATTGTAACCGGTTTTGATGCCGAGCTCGATACCTTGAGATCCATCAAAGGTGGTGGCAAGGCAATATTGGATGTGTATCTGGATAAGGTTCGGCAGGAAACCGGTATTACCACACTACGCCTTTCCTCGAACAAAATCCTTGGCCATTTTATTGAAGTCTCGAAAAATCAGGCCGAAAAGGTTCCTTCCACATTTTACCGGAAACAAACCCTGGTCAATGCGGAACGATTTACCAGCGATGAGCTCATTGCCTGTGAACAAAAAATCCTCGCCAGTGCCTTCGAGGCTGAAAAACGGGAACGACAGGTCTATGAATCGTTGGTGGAGGAGGTGATGAACCATCAGCAAGCTCTGCTGGCGATCAGCCGTTTCCTCAGCGAACTTGACTGCCTGCAAAGTTTTGCTTCAACTGCCATTACACATTCCTACTGCAAACCAACATTTACCGATGAGGATGTATTGGAGTTTGAGGGGGGTAGGCACCCGGTGGTTGAGCAACACCTCGGTACCGGTCAGTTTATTGCAAATGATTTGACCATCAGCAGTACCGGAAAACGTTTTTGCCTGATAACAGGCCCTAATATGGCCGGAAAGTCCACTTTTCTCAGACAGACCGCACTCTTGGTTATTCTCAGTCAAATCGGCAGTTATGTTCCCGCTACAAAGGCCCGGCTTGGTATTGTGGACAAATTGTATTGCAGGGTGGGTGCTAGCGACAACCTTGCACGCGGAGAGTCCACATTCTTGGTTGAGATGCAGGAAGCAGCCCATATCCTGCGCACCGCCACTCGAAATTCACTGGTCATCGTCGATGAATTGGGAAGGGGAACAAGCACCCAGGATGGTATGTCCATCGCCTATGCAATCATGCAGCAATTGCTGGGCATGCAGGCTAAAGCATTATTTGCAACGCATTATCACGAACTTGCAAGAATCGATACCTCAGCCCTCCAGTTGCTTACATTGCAAGTTTCAGAGATGGGAGGTCAGGTTCGATTCCTTCGTAGGGTTATTGAGGGCATTGCAAACTCTTCCTACGGACTCAACGTTGCACGGATGGCGGGAATAGGCAGGGAAGTATTAGCCCATGCCCGCACCTTCCAGAAGCAACACTTTGCTGAGTATGATCTTGGATCCATCCAACCCGATTTGTTCAGTGCGATAGGTGATGAATCGGCACAACAGGTGTTGTACGATGAGACGGAACAAGAGATTCTGTATCAACTACGTTCGTTTTCCATAGAACAGTCATCCCCGCTACAGGCCTTGTTGTTTCTCAAGACGCTCCAGGAAAAACTGCAAGCAAAATGA
- the nusA gene encoding transcription termination factor NusA, which translates to MATEIGDAIRSMVAEKNISEELVISTIEDILRAAYKRKFGTDENAVIEFSEDFLSVELASRRKIVDDDNWYNEVTEIPLSEAKEIHEDCEIGDELLIPVDLKDFDRISVQSAKQRAHQSFRDIQKDTLYSEYKAKEGQLIIGYYRRQLPNGDIYVDIGTTEGLLPRRNQSSRESYGSNDKIKCYVEKVEKAERGLRVVLSRTSPDLIRKLFEVEVPEIAQNQIDIIKIVREAGYRTKVAVASRNDDIDPVGACVGLKGNRIQTIMSEIEGEKIDILRYDTNPVNYIRNALSPAQVKDVVVLDKNIYHAVAIVEDTQLSLAIGKQGLNVRLANKLVDWMIDVKTQSQFDEMDIAKEARFKAESFFGTGEPVFEEALPQLEFENTEVAVESEVETFVDEDEIALSELPLDSMLLKKLQFHDVYSVEEFINLSDEDLTGFGDLSEEEIIAIKDTINEYVDIVEDEEDGETEYVCPNCGASITMDMTVCPSCGTGLAFEVE; encoded by the coding sequence ATGGCAACTGAAATTGGTGACGCTATCCGGAGTATGGTAGCGGAAAAGAACATTTCCGAAGAGCTGGTTATCAGCACTATCGAGGACATACTTCGTGCAGCGTACAAACGAAAATTCGGTACCGATGAGAATGCCGTCATTGAATTCAGTGAAGACTTCCTGTCTGTCGAACTTGCCAGCCGCAGGAAAATTGTTGATGACGATAACTGGTATAATGAGGTGACAGAGATTCCCCTCAGTGAAGCAAAAGAGATTCACGAGGATTGTGAGATCGGCGACGAGCTGCTTATTCCTGTAGATCTCAAGGATTTCGACCGTATCAGTGTCCAGAGTGCGAAACAGCGTGCACACCAGAGCTTCAGGGATATCCAGAAGGACACGCTCTATAGTGAATACAAGGCCAAGGAAGGCCAGTTGATTATCGGATACTACCGCCGTCAGCTTCCAAACGGGGACATTTATGTGGATATCGGTACTACCGAGGGTTTGCTTCCGAGAAGAAACCAATCCAGCCGTGAAAGTTATGGCAGCAACGACAAGATCAAGTGCTATGTTGAGAAGGTTGAAAAAGCTGAACGCGGTTTGCGTGTTGTACTCTCCAGAACCAGCCCTGATTTGATCCGAAAGCTTTTCGAGGTCGAAGTACCTGAAATTGCCCAGAACCAGATTGACATCATCAAGATTGTTCGTGAGGCAGGCTATCGTACCAAGGTTGCAGTAGCGAGCCGCAACGACGATATCGATCCTGTGGGAGCTTGTGTTGGGTTGAAGGGAAATCGAATACAGACTATCATGAGTGAGATAGAGGGAGAGAAAATCGATATCCTGCGCTATGACACCAATCCAGTAAACTATATTCGCAATGCTCTTTCACCTGCCCAAGTCAAGGATGTCGTGGTGCTTGATAAAAATATCTATCATGCAGTAGCCATCGTTGAGGATACCCAGCTCTCTCTGGCTATCGGCAAGCAGGGACTGAATGTCCGCCTGGCAAATAAACTGGTCGACTGGATGATTGATGTGAAGACTCAGTCACAGTTCGATGAGATGGATATCGCCAAGGAAGCACGTTTCAAGGCAGAAAGCTTTTTCGGTACTGGAGAACCTGTGTTTGAGGAAGCATTGCCCCAACTCGAGTTTGAAAATACTGAGGTTGCTGTTGAGTCTGAAGTTGAAACGTTTGTCGATGAGGATGAGATTGCACTCTCTGAACTCCCTCTCGATTCCATGCTTCTTAAGAAACTACAGTTCCATGACGTGTATAGTGTTGAAGAATTCATCAACCTTAGCGATGAGGACTTGACTGGGTTCGGCGATTTGAGTGAAGAAGAGATTATCGCAATCAAGGACACCATCAACGAATATGTCGATATTGTTGAGGACGAAGAGGATGGAGAGACCGAGTATGTCTGCCCCAATTGTGGTGCCTCCATCACCATGGATATGACCGTGTGCCCAAGCTGTGGAACAGGTCTGGCATTTGAGGTAGAGTAA
- the rbfA gene encoding 30S ribosome-binding factor RbfA: MSEYSQKRIEARLSEAISTLIVKGEIKNPLLSTLCSVSRVELSVDNAFATVFISSVLDDDSLHASVDALQKASGFIQKRVGAFLKTRNTPVLTFKADVSLKEGQKINALIDALVEDGNKR, from the coding sequence ATGAGTGAGTACAGTCAGAAACGAATAGAAGCAAGACTCTCTGAGGCGATCAGTACGCTGATCGTCAAAGGGGAGATTAAGAATCCGCTGCTGAGCACGCTGTGCTCAGTCAGCAGGGTTGAACTCTCGGTGGACAATGCTTTTGCTACCGTCTTTATTTCAAGTGTACTGGATGATGATTCCCTTCATGCAAGTGTTGATGCATTGCAGAAAGCCAGCGGATTCATCCAAAAACGGGTAGGGGCTTTCCTGAAAACAAGGAATACTCCCGTATTGACCTTCAAGGCAGATGTTTCCCTTAAGGAAGGACAAAAAATCAATGCCCTGATTGATGCACTGGTGGAAGATGGGAACAAACGCTAG
- the infB gene encoding translation initiation factor IF-2, with protein sequence MTEENNKPKATLIKHVVTPSEQKEEPKSPAKEQDTKPKAPEKRRVVVVKKKVVVVKPQPKSETELSTSDNAVEAPKSEENTKSHDKQGAQHRLGGVRRTPRPSTDKLTASPLHNGPVVIRPTNLPPVPNQGLTVKDHAELQNRAPDASAVQTPVPSSGPRIAGTVGGRPAPGTRPAYQGTRPTSGYQGQNPRPQGQGAPVSQGYQGQNPRPQGQGYPASQGYQGQNPRPQGQGYQGQNPRPQGQGYQGQNPRPQGQGYPSSQGYQGQNPRPSTPYQGTQPPRQGGFQSRPPYQGRPAGGAPGQRPSGPGGFRPQGGGGGRPPFGQRPGGVGQRPGGAPGSQDMDTLNQRTPKKTFTKKKDQASYKKRNAEEEKEFLIQRRKEQAAAKLASVPKTVDMMEVISVSDLAKKMNLKASEIIAKLFKMGMMVTINQQIDYETAEIICGEYNCQVHLVSLYDETLIASDPDSEDNLVDRAPIVTVMGHVDHGKTKLLDAIRSTKVAEGEFGGITQHIGAYKVNLPGKGEVVFLDTPGHAAFSMMRARGAQVTDIVILVVAANDGVMPQTREAIDHARAANVPIIVAINKCDLPEAKPERVMQQLSDLGLMPEEWGGQTLYCQISALKKIGIDELLDTVLLQAEMLELKANAGCRAEGKVIESRIDQGRGIVASVLIERGTLRQGDYYVAGIYPGRVRAMFDDKGRKIDIAGPSTPVEIIGLSDIPGAGDPFQVTEDERQARQVGTKRQELERLGDSRNVKKVTLDNLYTKIKEGAIQEFNVIIKGDVQGSVEALQGSLEKLSNNEIHLNVIRASAGAIIESDVTLASASDALVIGFNVRPTPRAQALADQEKIEIRKYNIIYDVVDDIRLAMEGMLSPELREVEIGTVEVRDTFKVPRVGTIAGCMVTKGKIKRNSLVRVIRDSIQLNSTMVKITSLKRFKDDAKEVAEGFECGVGLENFNDLHVGDILEVVETEEIARKLESSEKI encoded by the coding sequence ATGACGGAAGAGAATAATAAGCCTAAAGCAACGTTGATCAAGCATGTAGTAACTCCCTCAGAGCAGAAGGAAGAGCCGAAGAGCCCCGCCAAGGAACAGGATACAAAACCTAAAGCCCCGGAAAAACGTCGGGTCGTGGTAGTAAAGAAAAAAGTGGTGGTGGTAAAACCTCAGCCTAAAAGTGAAACGGAACTGAGTACATCTGATAACGCCGTTGAGGCACCTAAATCAGAAGAAAACACCAAATCTCATGACAAACAAGGCGCACAGCATCGCTTAGGTGGAGTGCGTAGAACGCCGCGTCCTTCAACAGACAAACTTACTGCATCCCCGTTGCATAACGGTCCTGTTGTGATCAGGCCCACCAATCTTCCGCCGGTGCCCAATCAGGGACTTACGGTCAAGGATCATGCAGAGCTACAGAATCGTGCACCTGATGCTTCAGCAGTGCAGACTCCTGTTCCTTCAAGCGGACCTCGTATTGCCGGTACGGTAGGCGGTCGTCCTGCACCAGGAACACGTCCTGCGTATCAGGGCACTCGTCCTACATCCGGTTATCAGGGACAGAATCCTCGACCGCAAGGACAAGGCGCACCTGTCAGCCAAGGCTATCAGGGACAGAACCCCCGTCCGCAGGGACAGGGCTATCCCGCCAGTCAGGGTTATCAGGGGCAAAATCCTCGTCCGCAAGGCCAAGGCTATCAAGGCCAGAATCCCCGTCCGCAAGGACAAGGCTATCAGGGTCAGAATCCTCGTCCTCAGGGACAGGGTTATCCCTCAAGCCAAGGGTACCAGGGTCAGAACCCCCGTCCTTCAACTCCCTATCAGGGAACGCAACCTCCTCGTCAAGGTGGATTCCAGAGTCGACCTCCGTATCAGGGTCGTCCTGCTGGTGGAGCACCCGGTCAGAGACCTTCTGGTCCCGGTGGTTTCAGGCCGCAGGGCGGTGGTGGCGGAAGGCCTCCATTCGGTCAGCGTCCCGGCGGCGTAGGTCAAAGACCTGGTGGAGCCCCCGGCTCTCAGGACATGGATACACTGAATCAGCGTACCCCCAAGAAGACTTTTACCAAAAAGAAAGACCAAGCTTCGTATAAGAAACGTAATGCTGAAGAGGAAAAAGAATTCCTTATTCAGCGACGTAAGGAACAAGCAGCTGCCAAGTTGGCATCAGTACCCAAGACTGTTGATATGATGGAAGTCATCAGTGTCAGTGATCTTGCGAAGAAGATGAATCTGAAGGCTAGTGAAATCATCGCCAAATTGTTCAAAATGGGAATGATGGTCACTATCAACCAACAGATTGATTACGAAACAGCTGAAATTATCTGCGGTGAATACAACTGTCAGGTACACCTTGTTTCCTTGTATGACGAGACCTTGATTGCCAGTGATCCTGACAGTGAAGATAATTTGGTCGATCGCGCCCCGATTGTTACGGTAATGGGCCACGTTGACCATGGTAAGACCAAACTGCTCGATGCCATTCGGTCCACCAAGGTAGCAGAAGGTGAGTTCGGCGGTATTACCCAGCACATCGGTGCCTACAAGGTGAATCTTCCTGGCAAGGGTGAAGTCGTATTCCTCGATACTCCGGGTCACGCAGCATTCTCCATGATGCGAGCCCGCGGTGCTCAGGTGACTGATATTGTCATTCTGGTAGTTGCTGCCAATGACGGTGTCATGCCCCAAACGCGTGAGGCAATTGACCACGCAAGGGCTGCCAATGTTCCCATTATTGTAGCCATCAACAAATGTGACCTTCCTGAGGCCAAGCCTGAACGTGTCATGCAACAGCTCTCTGATTTGGGATTGATGCCCGAAGAGTGGGGTGGACAGACGTTGTATTGCCAAATTTCTGCACTTAAGAAAATTGGTATTGATGAGCTGCTGGATACTGTTCTGTTACAGGCGGAGATGCTGGAACTGAAAGCCAATGCAGGTTGTAGGGCTGAAGGTAAAGTCATTGAGAGCCGCATTGATCAAGGACGTGGTATTGTTGCATCTGTTTTGATCGAGAGAGGAACACTCAGACAGGGTGATTACTATGTTGCCGGTATTTATCCCGGTAGAGTAAGAGCAATGTTTGATGATAAAGGCCGGAAGATTGATATAGCTGGTCCTTCCACTCCCGTCGAAATTATCGGTTTGAGTGACATTCCCGGTGCAGGTGATCCGTTCCAGGTAACTGAGGACGAACGTCAGGCTCGCCAGGTTGGTACAAAGCGTCAAGAATTGGAAAGACTTGGAGATAGCCGTAATGTGAAGAAGGTCACCCTTGACAATCTGTATACGAAGATCAAGGAAGGCGCCATTCAGGAGTTCAATGTCATCATCAAGGGTGACGTACAGGGCTCTGTGGAAGCGTTGCAAGGTTCTCTTGAGAAGCTCTCCAATAATGAGATTCATCTCAATGTCATCCGTGCAAGTGCCGGTGCGATCATCGAAAGCGATGTGACCTTGGCAAGTGCCTCTGATGCTCTGGTTATCGGCTTCAACGTGAGGCCTACGCCCCGTGCACAGGCTTTGGCAGACCAGGAGAAGATTGAAATCCGCAAGTACAACATCATTTATGATGTGGTGGATGATATCCGCTTGGCAATGGAAGGCATGTTGAGTCCCGAATTGCGTGAGGTTGAGATTGGTACGGTTGAGGTTCGCGATACCTTCAAGGTGCCCAGAGTCGGAACAATTGCCGGTTGTATGGTTACCAAGGGCAAGATCAAGCGTAACAGCCTGGTCAGGGTCATTAGAGATTCCATTCAGCTCAACAGCACAATGGTCAAGATTACGAGCCTGAAGCGGTTCAAGGACGATGCCAAGGAAGTTGCCGAAGGCTTCGAGTGTGGTGTTGGTCTTGAAAACTTCAACGACCTGCATGTTGGTGATATTCTTGAGGTTGTAGAAACCGAGGAAATCGCCCGCAAGCTGGAAAGCAGTGAGAAGATATGA
- a CDS encoding ribosome assembly cofactor RimP, protein MEYEPLLNAMGIALVEINRVDRGNSVIVTMVIVAKETEVSIDHCAKVYRLAYPRMELQLGERDLQLEVSTPGLQRTFKDVYEFSLFTGKRARVYDTSKEAWVSGIITQADEKTVQLAQVYIEDEKEMIDTMSVEFSVIQKAKLDYRWEDDSHGN, encoded by the coding sequence ATGGAGTATGAACCACTGCTTAATGCGATGGGGATTGCTTTGGTTGAAATCAATCGCGTCGATCGGGGAAACAGTGTCATCGTTACCATGGTGATAGTCGCAAAAGAAACTGAAGTGAGCATTGATCACTGTGCCAAGGTATACCGCCTTGCGTATCCCCGCATGGAACTCCAGCTAGGTGAACGTGATTTGCAGTTGGAAGTAAGTACCCCGGGACTGCAACGCACCTTCAAGGATGTGTATGAGTTCAGCTTGTTTACGGGCAAGCGGGCCAGGGTTTATGATACGAGCAAGGAAGCTTGGGTCAGTGGAATTATCACACAGGCCGATGAAAAGACCGTTCAGCTCGCACAGGTATATATTGAGGATGAAAAAGAGATGATTGACACTATGTCTGTAGAGTTTTCTGTGATTCAGAAGGCAAAGCTCGACTATAGATGGGAGGACGATTCACATGGCAACTGA
- a CDS encoding ComF family protein produces MWCLSCNSLSDSLLCPTCSAELAASSFTTFYALKCPTCGKPVLDPIYGCDFCQKALLSYGFYDGILEHLLTEYKHAGKIMASVVLSGLFESMLQSFDHPVLIPIPSSRSGKRSLGFDHMALVTAILGKRLNLQSIHLFRQKANSLYTVLSRSQRQQTSNLEIRKRAAKQMQKLLLQNRTFLILDDIYTTGNTCKRAQELLYTEFSVQASICVIARA; encoded by the coding sequence ATGTGGTGCCTATCATGCAATAGTCTTTCAGATTCGCTGCTTTGCCCAACATGTAGTGCAGAGCTTGCTGCGTCTTCGTTCACAACCTTCTATGCTCTCAAATGTCCCACCTGTGGAAAGCCGGTCCTTGATCCTATCTATGGATGTGATTTCTGTCAGAAGGCCTTGCTTTCCTATGGGTTTTATGATGGGATTCTCGAACACTTGCTTACCGAGTACAAGCATGCCGGCAAGATTATGGCCAGTGTAGTACTCTCCGGTTTATTCGAATCTATGCTACAGAGCTTTGACCATCCTGTTCTGATTCCAATTCCTTCCTCAAGATCTGGCAAACGTTCCCTGGGTTTTGACCACATGGCCCTTGTTACGGCTATACTCGGAAAACGACTCAATCTTCAGTCAATTCATTTGTTCAGGCAAAAAGCCAATTCTCTTTATACTGTACTGTCCCGCAGTCAAAGACAACAAACCAGCAACCTGGAAATAAGAAAGAGAGCTGCGAAACAGATGCAAAAGTTGCTATTGCAGAACAGAACATTCCTTATTCTTGATGATATCTATACTACAGGCAATACATGCAAAAGGGCACAAGAGCTACTTTACACCGAATTTTCAGTCCAGGCATCTATTTGTGTCATCGCACGTGCGTAA
- the truB gene encoding tRNA pseudouridine(55) synthase TruB — protein sequence MGTNASILLINKKPGLTSFSSLNDIKRTIDPKVGHAGTLDKFARGLLVVLTGSMTRLNVLFSTMDKTYRAEIQFGMETDTLDPEGQVIATAALPSFEAIQKAIPTFLGTIEQQPPQYSALHINGKRASDLARSGKEVEMAKRPITVYRFIPISYEQGILIADIHVSKGTYIRSLARDLGLAAGSRAHLIGLERTSIGPFSLTEAVDAKETETLVASVSQTDERLSRVDSVSIFEIGEDELFRVANGAFPNSCKILRQSNNELFGALYSTDGVLRAVADMREGRLIAQIHPYRKEIVG from the coding sequence ATGGGAACAAACGCTAGCATTCTTCTCATAAATAAAAAACCGGGCCTTACCAGTTTTTCGTCCCTCAATGATATCAAGCGTACCATCGATCCCAAAGTGGGACATGCTGGTACGCTTGATAAGTTTGCCCGTGGACTCTTGGTTGTTTTAACCGGAAGCATGACCAGATTGAATGTGTTGTTTTCCACCATGGATAAAACCTATCGGGCTGAAATTCAATTTGGCATGGAAACCGATACGCTCGATCCGGAAGGGCAGGTGATAGCAACAGCAGCTCTCCCCAGCTTTGAAGCAATTCAAAAAGCCATTCCGACTTTTTTGGGCACTATCGAACAGCAGCCTCCTCAATATAGCGCGCTTCATATCAATGGAAAAAGAGCAAGCGACCTGGCCCGAAGCGGAAAAGAAGTGGAAATGGCTAAACGCCCCATAACCGTATATCGCTTTATTCCCATTTCCTATGAACAGGGAATTCTTATCGCTGATATTCATGTTTCCAAAGGCACCTATATCCGCTCGCTAGCCCGTGATTTGGGTTTGGCAGCAGGCAGTAGAGCTCATCTGATTGGCTTGGAGCGTACCAGTATCGGCCCGTTCTCCTTAACTGAGGCAGTTGATGCCAAAGAAACAGAAACCCTTGTAGCTTCAGTCTCACAAACTGACGAACGTCTGAGTCGGGTGGATTCAGTAAGCATCTTCGAAATTGGTGAGGATGAACTGTTTCGCGTGGCCAATGGAGCGTTTCCCAATTCATGCAAGATACTACGACAAAGTAATAATGAGCTGTTCGGGGCACTGTATAGTACAGATGGGGTGCTTCGCGCAGTCGCAGATATGAGAGAAGGACGACTTATCGCCCAAATCCATCCATACCGCAAGGAGATAGTAGGGTGA